One part of the Bradyrhizobium sp. CB1650 genome encodes these proteins:
- the cobT gene encoding nicotinate-nucleotide--dimethylbenzimidazole phosphoribosyltransferase, which yields MLPEWVYQKCPEISAVHRDAAVARQAQLTKPTGALGRLEELAIELAGLQATEKPRAGRVPIIIFAGDHGIVAQGVSAYPQAVTIAMMANFAAGGAAISVLARELGSSLEVVDAGTLAQAEMAGIVTDKPRDGTRDFSVEAALEPSELAFAFACGQRAVARAEASRPDLLILGEMGIGNTTTSAAIAAGLLGVSAGEIAGSGTGIDASGRARKARVIDAAIARHGLAGALAEKILCAVGGLEIAAICGAIIAAAQRRIPVLIDGFIVSVAALAAVRLNRSCQPFLLPSHQSAEQGHRLVLRALNVQPLISLDLRLGEGSGAAIALPLVRLACALHNGMATFAQANVPDRPA from the coding sequence ATGCTTCCCGAATGGGTTTACCAGAAATGTCCTGAGATCTCCGCGGTCCATCGCGACGCGGCGGTCGCGCGCCAGGCGCAACTGACGAAGCCGACCGGCGCGCTCGGCCGGCTCGAGGAGCTCGCGATCGAGCTCGCCGGGCTCCAGGCGACCGAGAAGCCGCGGGCAGGCCGCGTCCCGATCATCATCTTCGCCGGCGATCACGGCATCGTCGCGCAAGGCGTGTCGGCCTATCCGCAAGCGGTGACGATCGCGATGATGGCGAACTTCGCCGCCGGAGGCGCTGCGATCTCGGTGCTGGCGCGCGAGCTCGGCTCATCCCTCGAGGTGGTCGACGCCGGCACGCTGGCGCAGGCGGAGATGGCGGGTATCGTCACCGACAAGCCGCGCGACGGCACCCGCGACTTCAGCGTGGAGGCCGCGCTCGAGCCCTCGGAGCTGGCCTTTGCCTTCGCATGCGGACAGCGCGCGGTCGCCCGTGCCGAGGCGTCTCGGCCCGATCTGCTCATTCTCGGTGAGATGGGCATCGGCAACACCACGACGTCGGCGGCGATTGCCGCCGGCCTGCTCGGCGTGAGCGCCGGGGAGATCGCCGGCAGCGGCACCGGCATCGATGCGAGCGGTCGCGCGCGCAAGGCGCGCGTGATCGACGCCGCGATCGCGCGCCATGGCCTTGCTGGTGCGTTGGCTGAAAAAATCCTGTGCGCCGTCGGCGGTCTCGAAATCGCGGCCATCTGCGGCGCGATCATCGCCGCCGCACAGCGCCGCATTCCGGTGCTGATCGACGGCTTCATCGTCTCGGTCGCGGCGCTGGCGGCGGTGCGTCTCAATCGATCGTGCCAGCCGTTCCTGCTGCCCTCGCATCAATCCGCGGAGCAGGGGCATCGGCTGGTTCTCCGCGCGCTGAACGTCCAGCCGCTGATCAGCCTCGATCTCAGGCTCGGCGAGGGATCGGGCGCCGCGATCGCGCTGCCGCTGGTGCGTCTGGCCTGCGCGCTCCACAACGGCATGGCGACGTTTGCGCAGGCCAACGTGCCGGATCGTCCGGCCTGA
- a CDS encoding histidine phosphatase family protein, with protein sequence MEGETFLWLIRHAAVDGIAGTIHATEAPADLGDRRQIDALRRWLPLDAASYASPSRRTVDTARALGLSPMLVEEFGEQDFGDWTGQRHDDLAAAGGDSYAQFWNDPARARPPGGESFEEQIARVRQGLSSVRSGPAVLVVHSGTIRAALCIALDLAPQAALRFVIDPLSLTRIDRLATGWRVVSVNQCAG encoded by the coding sequence ATGGAAGGCGAGACCTTCCTCTGGCTGATACGTCATGCCGCTGTCGACGGCATCGCGGGCACGATCCACGCGACGGAGGCGCCGGCCGATCTCGGCGACCGCAGGCAGATCGACGCATTGCGACGCTGGCTGCCGCTTGATGCTGCAAGCTATGCGAGCCCGTCGCGGCGGACGGTCGATACGGCGCGCGCGCTCGGGCTCAGTCCGATGCTCGTGGAGGAATTCGGCGAACAGGATTTTGGCGACTGGACCGGCCAGCGCCACGATGATCTGGCTGCGGCCGGCGGTGATAGCTACGCGCAATTCTGGAACGACCCCGCGCGAGCTAGACCGCCCGGTGGTGAAAGCTTTGAGGAACAGATCGCCCGCGTCCGCCAAGGCCTCTCGAGCGTCAGATCCGGGCCGGCCGTTCTCGTGGTCCATTCCGGCACGATCCGCGCCGCGCTCTGCATCGCGCTCGATCTTGCGCCGCAGGCCGCCCTGCGCTTCGTCATCGATCCGTTATCGCTCACCCGGATCGACCGGCTCGCGACCGGCTGGCGTGTCGTGTCCGTCAATCAGTGCGCCGGTTGA
- a CDS encoding MFS transporter, which translates to MTSADRPATRLATRLSFLVAGFGIACWAPLVPFAKERLAVDDAILGLLLLSLGIGSVVAMLATGILSARYGSKPIIIAGGLGLAFVLPLLAIVDSPAALALVLLAFGASLGSIDVAVNIHAVEVERAAGQPLMSGFNALFSIGGFAGSAVMTALLSFHLGPLSSTLICSVLMLIAMGLAWPRLLRRAQVQEGPLFVLPHGIVLLLALLAAITFLVEGAILDWGALLVIGAGLVGEAQGGIGYIVFSIAMTVGRLGGDAVVARVGDRATLVWGSLLAVAGFAVLLLAPIAAVAMAGFLLIGFGASNLVPVLFRRSATQTAMPVGLAVAAITTAGYAGILVGPAGIGFVAHAGGLPMAFWMLAALMCLVTLSARAVAAKGRRVGWRKRNPPVLLSRW; encoded by the coding sequence ATGACTTCAGCCGACCGGCCGGCGACACGGCTTGCAACGCGACTTTCGTTTCTGGTCGCGGGCTTCGGCATCGCGTGCTGGGCGCCGCTGGTGCCGTTCGCCAAGGAACGGCTTGCCGTCGATGACGCCATCCTCGGATTGCTGCTGCTCAGCCTCGGCATCGGCTCCGTCGTCGCGATGCTCGCAACGGGGATCCTGAGCGCGCGCTATGGCAGCAAGCCGATCATCATCGCGGGCGGGCTTGGCCTCGCCTTCGTCCTGCCGTTGCTGGCGATCGTGGACTCACCCGCGGCACTGGCGCTGGTGCTGCTCGCATTCGGCGCCTCGCTCGGCTCCATCGACGTCGCCGTGAACATCCATGCGGTCGAGGTGGAGCGCGCGGCGGGACAGCCGCTGATGTCAGGCTTTAATGCGCTCTTCAGTATCGGTGGGTTCGCCGGATCCGCCGTGATGACCGCCCTGCTGTCATTCCATCTTGGACCACTCTCAAGCACGCTGATCTGCTCGGTCCTGATGTTGATCGCGATGGGGCTCGCCTGGCCGCGGCTGTTGCGCAGGGCGCAGGTGCAGGAGGGACCGCTGTTCGTCCTGCCGCACGGGATCGTTCTTTTGCTCGCGCTGCTTGCCGCCATCACCTTCCTGGTCGAGGGCGCGATCCTCGACTGGGGCGCACTGCTCGTCATCGGCGCCGGTCTCGTCGGCGAGGCGCAAGGCGGCATCGGCTACATCGTGTTCTCGATCGCGATGACGGTGGGCCGGCTCGGCGGCGACGCCGTCGTGGCGCGTGTCGGCGATCGCGCGACGTTGGTCTGGGGAAGCCTGCTCGCAGTCGCAGGTTTTGCGGTCCTGCTGCTCGCACCGATCGCAGCCGTTGCCATGGCCGGCTTCCTGCTCATCGGCTTTGGGGCATCGAACCTCGTGCCGGTGCTGTTCCGCCGCTCTGCCACGCAAACCGCGATGCCGGTCGGGCTCGCGGTGGCGGCGATCACCACCGCCGGCTATGCCGGCATTCTGGTCGGCCCCGCCGGCATTGGTTTTGTCGCCCATGCCGGCGGGCTGCCGATGGCGTTCTGGATGCTCGCCGCACTGATGTGCCTTGTCACGCTCTCGGCGCGAGCGGTCGCGGCGAAGGGCCGTAGGGTGGGTTGGCGAAAGCGTAACCCACCTGTTTTGCTTTCCAGGTGGTGA
- a CDS encoding PepSY domain-containing protein — MMGAIVLVHRWLGIAFCLLFAMWFATGIVMHFVPFPSLTEAERVAGLAPLDRTPGVIAVADAVAASGIADARRVRLIQRNDGPVYIVSGSSRLRAVRASDGTDAAVASPDVALAIAQDHARRRGLDAAHATILARADYDQWSVPNGFDRHRPLFRVALGDAAGSEVYVSAGTGEVVLDTTRNERGWNLAGSVLHWIYPTVLRSNWRLWDRVVWTLSLLALIAAALGAVLGIARIRVPYRGWHALHHVIGLVATVFVLTWIFSGWLSMDHGRLFSRGQLTPAEADAAGAAPDWTAAVAFDHAPLSPSAREVEWLAFNGHVYRRDRPALDKQVLFGAGEGGRARQTGLLSAGEVQRFVVRFATGCDVPSVLADNDDYPARSIVPGTLVYRVRCAGVWFDIDGADGSVLQKLDASRRAYRWFYSALHTLDFPILLAHPLLRDGLIVGLCALGLAFSVTGIVIGWRRLRLSFAA; from the coding sequence ATGATGGGCGCGATCGTCCTTGTGCATCGCTGGCTCGGCATCGCGTTCTGCCTCCTGTTCGCGATGTGGTTCGCGACCGGGATCGTGATGCACTTCGTTCCGTTTCCGTCGCTGACGGAAGCGGAACGGGTTGCCGGCCTTGCGCCGCTGGACCGCACACCGGGGGTCATCGCCGTCGCTGATGCAGTCGCCGCCAGCGGGATCGCGGATGCCAGGCGCGTTCGTCTGATCCAGCGCAACGACGGTCCCGTGTACATCGTCTCGGGCTCGTCGCGCTTGCGCGCCGTCCGCGCTTCCGATGGAACGGATGCAGCGGTGGCGTCACCCGATGTCGCGCTGGCAATCGCGCAGGATCACGCCCGCCGGCGCGGGCTCGACGCCGCACATGCGACCATCCTCGCGCGCGCCGACTACGATCAATGGAGCGTGCCGAACGGCTTTGATCGGCACCGGCCGTTGTTTCGGGTTGCGCTCGGCGACGCCGCCGGGAGCGAAGTCTATGTCTCGGCCGGCACAGGCGAGGTGGTGCTGGACACGACGCGGAATGAGCGTGGCTGGAATCTCGCCGGCAGCGTCCTGCACTGGATCTATCCAACCGTGCTCCGCAGCAACTGGCGGCTGTGGGACCGCGTGGTCTGGACACTGTCGCTGCTGGCTTTGATCGCGGCCGCGCTCGGCGCGGTGCTCGGGATCGCGCGGATCAGGGTGCCTTACCGCGGATGGCACGCGTTGCATCACGTCATCGGTCTCGTGGCGACGGTGTTCGTGCTGACATGGATATTCAGCGGCTGGCTCTCCATGGATCATGGCCGGCTGTTTTCGCGCGGGCAGTTGACGCCGGCCGAAGCCGACGCAGCGGGCGCCGCGCCGGATTGGACTGCCGCCGTAGCGTTCGATCATGCGCCGCTGTCGCCGTCCGCCCGCGAAGTCGAATGGCTCGCCTTCAACGGCCATGTCTATCGCCGCGATAGGCCCGCGCTCGACAAGCAGGTTCTGTTCGGGGCAGGCGAGGGCGGCCGCGCTCGGCAGACAGGCTTGCTCAGCGCAGGTGAAGTTCAGCGATTTGTGGTCCGCTTCGCGACGGGCTGTGATGTCCCGTCGGTCCTTGCGGACAACGACGATTACCCAGCGCGGTCAATCGTGCCTGGTACGCTCGTCTACCGGGTGAGATGCGCTGGCGTCTGGTTCGACATCGACGGCGCCGATGGCAGCGTGCTGCAGAAGCTCGATGCGTCGCGGCGGGCCTATCGCTGGTTCTATAGCGCATTGCACACGCTCGACTTTCCGATTCTCTTGGCGCATCCATTGCTGCGCGACGGCCTGATCGTCGGGCTCTGCGCGCTTGGCTTGGCGTTCTCCGTCACCGGCATTGTCATCGGCTGGCGCCGCCTGCGTCTCTCCTTCGCTGCCTGA
- a CDS encoding ABC transporter substrate-binding protein, whose product MDRRTVLKGLAGAGGLALTGGLAAPALAQGAAARTLRFVPQANLANFDPIWGTQYVVRNAAALVWDTLYGIDASLQPQRQMVESEEVTDDGATWTFKLRPGLKFHDGEPVLSKDVVASLSRWAARDPMGLMIKALQQELTVVDDRTFKWVLKQPFPKMLYALAKNNSPCSFIMPERIAQTDPFKQITDYVGSGPMKFAKSEWVPGAKAVFEKFADYVPRQEKASWLAGGKQILVDRVEWVVMPDPATAAAALQNGEVDWWESPIADLVPVLKKNKNISVDIGDPLGNIGSFRMNHLFPPFNDVRARRAVLMALSQEDYMRAIVGDDTALWKPLPGFFTPDTPLYSEVGGEILKGKRDFDAAKKLLAESGYAGQPVTCLVAQDQPITKAQGDVTADLLKKLGMNVDFVATDWGTVGSRRAQKTPPGQGGWAMFHTWHAGADCINPAPYTAIRANGDKAWFGWPNSPGVEKEVTAWFDAKNVDEEKAAVGRLNKAALEDVVYAPTGFFLSYTAWRKNVAGITKGPLPFFWGVSKSA is encoded by the coding sequence ATGGATCGCAGGACCGTATTGAAGGGGCTGGCCGGCGCAGGCGGTCTGGCCTTGACCGGTGGCCTCGCGGCTCCCGCGCTCGCCCAAGGCGCCGCCGCACGCACCCTCCGTTTCGTACCGCAAGCCAACCTCGCCAACTTCGATCCGATCTGGGGCACGCAATACGTCGTGCGCAACGCCGCAGCGCTGGTCTGGGATACGCTTTACGGGATCGACGCCTCGCTCCAGCCGCAGCGGCAGATGGTCGAGTCCGAGGAGGTGACCGACGACGGCGCGACCTGGACGTTCAAGCTGCGGCCGGGGCTCAAGTTCCATGACGGCGAGCCGGTGCTGAGCAAGGACGTCGTCGCGAGCCTCTCGCGCTGGGCGGCGCGCGATCCGATGGGCCTGATGATCAAGGCGCTCCAGCAGGAGCTCACCGTCGTCGACGACCGCACCTTCAAATGGGTCTTGAAGCAGCCTTTCCCGAAGATGCTCTACGCGCTCGCCAAGAACAATTCGCCCTGCAGCTTCATCATGCCCGAGCGCATCGCGCAGACCGACCCGTTCAAGCAGATCACCGACTACGTCGGCTCCGGGCCGATGAAGTTCGCCAAGTCCGAGTGGGTTCCCGGTGCGAAGGCCGTGTTCGAGAAATTCGCCGACTATGTGCCGCGGCAGGAGAAGGCGTCCTGGCTGGCCGGCGGCAAGCAGATCCTGGTCGATCGCGTGGAGTGGGTGGTGATGCCGGACCCGGCCACTGCCGCTGCCGCGTTGCAGAACGGCGAGGTCGACTGGTGGGAGAGCCCGATCGCCGACCTCGTCCCGGTCCTGAAGAAGAACAAGAACATCAGCGTCGACATCGGCGATCCCCTCGGAAATATCGGATCGTTCCGTATGAATCACCTGTTCCCGCCCTTCAATGACGTGCGGGCGCGCCGCGCGGTGCTGATGGCACTCAGTCAGGAAGACTACATGCGCGCGATCGTCGGCGACGACACCGCGCTTTGGAAGCCGCTGCCGGGCTTCTTTACGCCGGACACGCCGCTCTATAGCGAAGTCGGTGGCGAGATTCTGAAGGGCAAGCGCGATTTCGACGCGGCCAAGAAGCTGCTCGCCGAGAGCGGCTATGCCGGCCAGCCGGTCACGTGCCTTGTGGCGCAGGACCAGCCGATCACCAAGGCGCAGGGCGACGTCACCGCGGATCTCCTGAAGAAGCTCGGCATGAATGTCGACTTCGTGGCGACCGATTGGGGCACGGTCGGCTCCCGCCGCGCGCAGAAGACCCCGCCGGGACAGGGCGGTTGGGCCATGTTCCACACCTGGCATGCGGGCGCCGATTGCATCAATCCCGCTCCGTACACCGCCATTCGCGCCAATGGCGACAAGGCGTGGTTCGGCTGGCCCAACAGCCCAGGCGTCGAGAAAGAGGTCACGGCCTGGTTCGACGCCAAGAACGTCGACGAGGAGAAGGCCGCGGTCGGTCGCCTCAACAAGGCGG
- a CDS encoding NAD-dependent succinate-semialdehyde dehydrogenase: MYPKVQMFIAGEWTDGSSGKSEDILNPATGQPIGKTPHASRKDLDRALEAAKAGFEVWRRTSPFDRYKLMRKAADIIRSRAAEIAPVMTMEQGKPVVEAQGETMLAGDLIDWFAEEARRAYGRIVPPRMGNVSQLVTKEPVGPVAAFTPWNFPINQAVRKISAALAAGCSIIVKGPEETPASCMELVRAYADAGIPAGVVNLVFGVPSEVSEYLVPHPIIRKISFTGSTAVGKHLAALAGAHMKRVTMELGGHAPAIVFGDADLDNAAKILSANKFRNAGQVCVSPTRFLVHESVYEPFVDKFVAAAKSLKVGNGLEKDTRMGPLANPRRVDAMEGLVSDAVQRGANVRTGGKRIGNEGFFFEPTVLTDVPRDARIMNEEPFGPLAPITSFRSYDEVVAEANRLPYGLAAYAYTTSTKTMQAIGADVESGMVSINHHGLALPEVPFGGIKDSGYGSEGGLEAIEGYLNTKFVTQASA, translated from the coding sequence ATGTACCCGAAAGTTCAGATGTTCATCGCCGGCGAGTGGACCGATGGGTCCTCCGGCAAATCGGAGGACATCCTCAACCCCGCGACCGGCCAGCCGATCGGCAAGACCCCGCACGCCTCGCGCAAGGACCTCGACCGTGCGCTGGAGGCCGCCAAGGCCGGCTTCGAGGTCTGGCGCCGGACCTCGCCGTTCGACCGCTACAAGCTGATGCGGAAGGCCGCCGACATCATCCGCTCGCGCGCCGCCGAAATCGCGCCGGTCATGACCATGGAGCAGGGCAAGCCCGTCGTGGAGGCGCAAGGTGAGACCATGCTGGCCGGCGACCTCATCGACTGGTTCGCGGAAGAAGCGCGCCGCGCCTATGGTCGCATCGTGCCGCCGCGGATGGGCAATGTCTCCCAGCTCGTGACCAAGGAGCCGGTCGGCCCCGTCGCCGCCTTCACGCCCTGGAATTTCCCGATCAACCAGGCGGTCCGCAAGATCTCGGCCGCGCTCGCCGCAGGCTGCTCGATCATCGTGAAGGGGCCCGAGGAGACGCCCGCGAGCTGCATGGAGCTGGTGCGGGCCTATGCGGATGCCGGCATTCCGGCCGGCGTCGTCAATCTCGTCTTCGGCGTGCCGTCGGAAGTGTCGGAATATCTCGTCCCGCATCCGATCATCCGCAAGATCAGCTTCACCGGCTCGACCGCCGTCGGCAAGCATCTGGCCGCGCTGGCCGGTGCCCACATGAAGCGCGTCACCATGGAGCTCGGCGGTCACGCGCCGGCAATCGTGTTTGGGGATGCGGATCTCGACAATGCGGCCAAGATCCTGTCGGCCAACAAGTTCCGGAACGCCGGCCAGGTCTGCGTCTCGCCGACGCGCTTCCTGGTGCATGAGAGCGTCTACGAGCCGTTCGTCGACAAGTTCGTCGCGGCTGCCAAGAGCCTGAAGGTCGGCAACGGCCTCGAAAAGGACACCCGCATGGGACCGCTCGCCAATCCGCGCCGGGTCGATGCGATGGAAGGCCTCGTCTCCGACGCGGTGCAGCGCGGCGCCAATGTGCGGACCGGCGGCAAGCGCATCGGCAACGAAGGCTTCTTCTTCGAGCCGACGGTGCTGACCGACGTTCCGCGCGATGCGCGCATCATGAACGAGGAGCCGTTCGGTCCGCTCGCGCCGATCACCTCGTTCCGCAGCTACGACGAGGTGGTGGCCGAGGCCAACCGTCTGCCCTATGGGCTTGCGGCTTATGCCTACACGACCTCGACCAAGACGATGCAGGCAATCGGTGCCGACGTCGAGAGCGGTATGGTGTCGATCAACCATCACGGGCTCGCGCTGCCGGAGGTGCCGTTCGGCGGCATCAAGGATTCCGGTTATGGCTCGGAAGGCGGGCTCGAGGCGATCGAGGGTTATCTCAACACCAAGTTCGTGACCCAGGCGAGCGCGTAG
- a CDS encoding TonB-dependent receptor has protein sequence MSSIRAARLRKLLLASAGLTSLASIDMPAASAQQVRDPLPPVEVAPAQSRKPVKPARSEGRPARRTAATRSAAVPAAQKPAAAATAQTPLNTNVVAESASGLGLTVREVPATIEVISAETMREQGYRTVSEVAQGAVGVTSGDNPAEPSAFSMRGFTNSQINTLYNGIKIGPQNMTSRIMDTANLEAVEFVKGPASVMSGEGASGGAISLVTKQPHTGPIRSEADFSWDSLNSFRAHYGSGGSTNVQGLDYRFDISRSSLNGFADDTNTKTFDVSSQLNYRISDSLKVWGAIEYREDRSKAYWGVPLVPIAFSGSHATTGIVSGNYVSNYNGSNLGAVTIDDRTFNTNYNVLDNRNVAQEVWLRGGFELKLAPNLTLKSQVYGYGAEREWFNNEVEAFNANSNLVDRERFYVAHSQRLAGNITNLTWDTNIAGLDNRFVATLAVSDLDFVRPGAANFPHDTVTLVDPLRGYYGLLTTQQQTARIDNEALSFEDRLKLTRSFALVGGLRVEHIGLDRNSTDVNGLEKANFPFSQSWVPVTGRVGYTWEAVPGLTFFSQYATGADVSANNIFLLAPTQPLDLTTSRTYETGVKHLFWDNRAEWSFSAYDILRKNVYAAAGGMQLNIAGRQESKGVELAASVRPTEALRLWGNIAYVDARYADYNFAGGSFSGNTPPNVPRIVANAGASYRFFTPWPVEFGIVGRHVGDRFNTDANTVTLNAYTVADVYAFVDIPKTVFNAVDQARLTFRVRNITDKRYAIWGDPFYPDQILLGAPRTYEISAAFKW, from the coding sequence ATGTCTTCCATCCGTGCCGCGCGGCTGCGCAAACTCCTGCTCGCATCCGCTGGCCTCACATCGCTTGCGTCCATCGATATGCCCGCGGCATCCGCGCAGCAGGTCCGCGATCCGCTGCCGCCGGTCGAAGTTGCCCCCGCCCAGTCCCGCAAGCCGGTCAAGCCTGCGCGCAGCGAGGGAAGGCCTGCGCGCCGCACTGCTGCGACCAGGTCTGCCGCAGTGCCTGCCGCGCAGAAGCCGGCCGCTGCGGCTACGGCGCAGACGCCGCTGAACACCAATGTGGTCGCAGAAAGCGCCTCGGGCCTCGGCCTGACCGTGCGCGAGGTCCCCGCAACGATCGAGGTGATCTCGGCCGAGACCATGCGCGAGCAGGGCTATCGCACCGTGTCGGAGGTCGCCCAGGGCGCGGTCGGCGTCACCTCCGGCGACAATCCGGCCGAGCCCTCGGCCTTCTCGATGCGCGGCTTCACCAACAGCCAGATCAACACGCTCTACAACGGCATCAAGATCGGCCCACAGAACATGACCTCGCGGATCATGGATACGGCCAATCTCGAAGCCGTGGAATTCGTGAAGGGCCCGGCCTCGGTGATGTCAGGCGAGGGCGCTAGCGGCGGCGCGATCAGTCTCGTTACCAAGCAGCCGCACACAGGACCCATCCGTAGCGAGGCGGATTTCTCCTGGGACTCCCTGAACTCGTTCCGCGCCCATTACGGCTCCGGCGGCAGCACCAATGTTCAGGGCCTGGACTACCGCTTCGACATCAGCCGTTCCTCGCTCAACGGCTTCGCCGACGACACCAATACGAAGACGTTCGACGTGTCGAGCCAGCTCAATTACCGCATCTCCGACAGTCTCAAGGTCTGGGGTGCGATCGAGTATCGCGAGGACCGTTCGAAGGCCTATTGGGGTGTGCCGCTGGTGCCGATCGCCTTCAGCGGCTCGCACGCGACGACCGGCATCGTCTCCGGCAATTACGTCTCGAACTACAACGGCTCGAATCTCGGCGCCGTCACCATCGACGACCGTACCTTCAACACCAACTACAATGTGCTCGACAACCGCAACGTCGCGCAGGAAGTCTGGCTGCGCGGCGGCTTCGAACTGAAGCTCGCACCCAACCTCACCCTGAAGAGCCAGGTCTATGGCTATGGCGCGGAGCGCGAGTGGTTCAACAACGAGGTCGAGGCGTTCAACGCCAATTCGAACCTGGTCGATCGCGAGCGTTTTTACGTCGCGCACAGCCAGCGGCTGGCCGGCAACATCACCAATCTCACCTGGGATACGAATATCGCAGGCCTCGACAACCGCTTCGTCGCGACGCTTGCGGTGAGCGACCTCGACTTCGTCCGGCCAGGTGCCGCCAATTTCCCGCACGATACGGTCACGCTGGTCGATCCCTTGCGCGGCTATTATGGTCTGCTCACGACGCAGCAGCAAACCGCGCGCATCGACAACGAGGCGCTGTCGTTCGAGGACCGGCTGAAGCTCACGCGTAGCTTTGCGCTGGTCGGCGGCCTGCGCGTCGAGCATATCGGGCTCGACCGCAATTCGACCGACGTGAATGGCTTGGAGAAGGCGAACTTTCCGTTCTCGCAATCCTGGGTGCCGGTGACGGGCCGGGTCGGCTACACCTGGGAGGCCGTTCCCGGTCTCACCTTCTTCAGCCAGTACGCCACCGGCGCCGATGTCTCCGCCAACAACATCTTCCTGCTGGCGCCGACCCAGCCGCTCGACCTGACGACCTCGCGCACCTATGAGACCGGCGTCAAGCATTTGTTCTGGGACAACAGGGCGGAGTGGTCGTTTTCGGCCTACGATATCCTGCGCAAGAACGTCTATGCCGCCGCCGGCGGCATGCAGCTCAACATCGCCGGGCGGCAGGAGTCGAAGGGCGTCGAGCTTGCGGCATCGGTGCGCCCGACGGAGGCGTTGCGGCTGTGGGGCAATATCGCCTATGTCGATGCGCGCTACGCCGACTACAATTTCGCAGGCGGTTCGTTCTCGGGCAACACGCCGCCGAATGTGCCGCGCATCGTCGCCAATGCGGGGGCATCGTACCGGTTCTTCACGCCCTGGCCGGTCGAGTTCGGCATCGTCGGCCGCCATGTCGGCGACCGCTTCAACACCGACGCGAACACGGTGACGCTGAACGCCTACACCGTGGCCGACGTCTATGCCTTCGTCGACATCCCCAAGACAGTGTTCAATGCCGTCGATCAGGCCCGCCTGACTTTCCGCGTGCGCAACATCACCGACAAGCGCTATGCGATCTGGGGCGATCCGTTCTATCCAGATCAGATCCTCTTGGGAGCGCCGCGCACCTACGAGATCTCCGCCGCATTCAAATGGTGA